Proteins encoded by one window of Vanacampus margaritifer isolate UIUO_Vmar chromosome 17, RoL_Vmar_1.0, whole genome shotgun sequence:
- the LOC144037390 gene encoding mediator of RNA polymerase II transcription subunit 30 isoform X2, producing the protein MAASMPQKTGMAGMPPQQQQQPPHMPPTGAMAAGQQTMPPQGALREISPVFLCRIGQETVQDIVTRTMEIFQITRATQLPNGVTQSQAMYQDRFGKLQEHLRQLALLFRKLRLLYERCVEMTADLQEGPSELVPYVGEELVNVRVEPCSPSVHQERKEVLEKVRQKNQEMKVLMDQMRNLLWDVNAMLTLRK; encoded by the exons ATGGCAGCATCAATGCCACAGAAGACGGGCATGGCAGGGATGCCCcctcagcagcagcaacagcccCCTCACATGCCTCCCACTGGCGCCATGGCCGCAGGTCAGCAGACGATGCCACCCCAGGGCGCCCTCAGAGAGATCTCCCCCGTGTTCCTATGCCGCATCGGACAGGAAACCGTCCAGGACATCGTCACTCGCACCATGGAGATCTTTCAAATCACACGGGCAACGCAA CTTCCCAATGGTGTGACTCAGAGTCAGGCAATGTACCAGGATCGCTTTGGCAAACTCCAGGAGCACTTGAGACAGCTCGCCCTGCTCTTCCGCAAACTGCGCCTCCTGTACGAGCGCTGCGTAGAGATGACGGCTGACCTGCAGGAGGGGCCGTCGGAG CTTGTGCCGTATGTTGGAGAAGAGTTGGTCAACGTCAGAGTGGAGCCTTGTAGTCCTTCAGTCCACCAGGAGCGAAAAGAAGTCCTCGAG AAAGTGCGTCAGAAGAACCAGGAGATGAAGGTTCTTATGGATCAGATGAGGAACTTGCTGTGGGACGTCAATGCCATGTTGACGCTAAGGAAATGA
- the LOC144037390 gene encoding mediator of RNA polymerase II transcription subunit 30 isoform X1, whose translation MNGCRQKGMNISCRTKQKHAVNQIFLGHTTTKGLRVVMAASMPQKTGMAGMPPQQQQQPPHMPPTGAMAAGQQTMPPQGALREISPVFLCRIGQETVQDIVTRTMEIFQITRATQLPNGVTQSQAMYQDRFGKLQEHLRQLALLFRKLRLLYERCVEMTADLQEGPSELVPYVGEELVNVRVEPCSPSVHQERKEVLEKVRQKNQEMKVLMDQMRNLLWDVNAMLTLRK comes from the exons ATGAATGGATGTCGTCAAAAAGGAATGAACATTTCTTGcagaactaaacaaaaacacgccgtcaaccaaatatttttgggacatACTACAACCAAAGGGC TTCGTGTAGTGATGGCAGCATCAATGCCACAGAAGACGGGCATGGCAGGGATGCCCcctcagcagcagcaacagcccCCTCACATGCCTCCCACTGGCGCCATGGCCGCAGGTCAGCAGACGATGCCACCCCAGGGCGCCCTCAGAGAGATCTCCCCCGTGTTCCTATGCCGCATCGGACAGGAAACCGTCCAGGACATCGTCACTCGCACCATGGAGATCTTTCAAATCACACGGGCAACGCAA CTTCCCAATGGTGTGACTCAGAGTCAGGCAATGTACCAGGATCGCTTTGGCAAACTCCAGGAGCACTTGAGACAGCTCGCCCTGCTCTTCCGCAAACTGCGCCTCCTGTACGAGCGCTGCGTAGAGATGACGGCTGACCTGCAGGAGGGGCCGTCGGAG CTTGTGCCGTATGTTGGAGAAGAGTTGGTCAACGTCAGAGTGGAGCCTTGTAGTCCTTCAGTCCACCAGGAGCGAAAAGAAGTCCTCGAG AAAGTGCGTCAGAAGAACCAGGAGATGAAGGTTCTTATGGATCAGATGAGGAACTTGCTGTGGGACGTCAATGCCATGTTGACGCTAAGGAAATGA
- the LOC144037775 gene encoding uncharacterized protein LOC144037775 gives MEKMAMFVLFVWLIFIAASSTEGLTVTACTSCTSETSLTENTQHDASSQPTSTSPTPSRSSTHDHTFDTSTPASRPPFSTLAASAITTASRQTAASSGSASNPGPTTSTPTPAPSLSETTSVGPSATTLKAGTCSLFELCSPILVCVISILICNA, from the exons ATGGAGAAGATGGCAATGTTTGTCCTCTTTGTATGGTTGATCTTCATAGCGGCAAGCTCCACTGAG GGACTAACAGTGACTGCGTGTACCTCGTGTACGAGCGAAACAAGCCTGACCGAGAACACCCAACACGACGCTTCTTCCCAGCCGACATCGACCTCACCGACACCCAGCCGCTCCTCGACTCATGACCACACTTTTGACACCTCAACCCCAGCGTCACGCCCCCCATTTTCCACCTTAGCGGCATCAGCAATCACCACCGCATCAAGGCAGACCGCAGCATCCTCCGGAAGCGCCTCGAACCCTGGACCGACAACTTCGACTCCAACCCCTGCACCGTCCCTGAGTGAAACCACTTCTGTGGGACCCTCAGCCACAACATTAAAAGCAGGGACTTGTTCTTTGTTTGAATTGTGCAGCCCAATTCTCGTGTGCGTAATCTCCATTCTAATCTGTAACGCATAG
- the LOC144037851 gene encoding uncharacterized protein LOC144037851: MMNLVVGLCIATLVTSAWAQETSHSSPGTTMMMDTSNEATTTTTMSTSTTKMVTSTVAVTTMKTTPEPLTDTFTTSPNISPTGMNTTTMADKTSMTSTEHNTDKTSMTTIKHNTDKTSMATTNPYLDKTTMTMIHSTVNTTMTTMPTLMTTTMKTTTHNRGIIVAESLLLLGVSLFLSVVYT; encoded by the exons ATGATGAATTTGGTTGTGGGACTTTGCATTGCAACACTCGTGACATCGGCATGG GCTCAAGAAACGAGCCATAGCTCACCCGGGACAACCATGATGATGGACACCTCAAACGAAGCTACAACCACGACGACCATGTCTACGAGCACCACCAAAATGGTCACCTCCACCGTTGCTGTAACGACAATGAAAACCACCCCAGAACCACTCACTGACACCTTTACCACCAGTCCAAATATTTCTCCAACTGGCATGAATACAACCACCATGGCAGACAAGACCTCTATGACATCAACCGAACATAACACCGACAAGACCTCCATGACAACAATCAAACATAACACTGACAAGACCTCCATGGCAACAACCAATCCTTATCTTGACAAGACCACCATGACAATGATACATTCTACCGTCAACACCACCATGACAACAATGCCGACTTTGATGACAACCACAATGAAAACAACCACACACAACAGAGGAATCATCGTAGCAGAGTCGCTGCTGTTGCTTGGGGTGTCACTTTTTCTCAGTGTTGTCTACACATga